A single Oryctolagus cuniculus chromosome 18, mOryCun1.1, whole genome shotgun sequence DNA region contains:
- the LOC100343264 gene encoding vomeronasal type-2 receptor 116 produces MAPRESSLAVGMVSLMLHFHWTWVGLVISEDTRGIQFLWDIRDEMNKNEICEAFVEMLSVTDRMYSSLDWHYHFRILESTANVVVIYGDTNSLMGLSFSKYGLLVTWKVWITTSQWDFITSENEIMMDTFHGTLSFSHSLDEIPGFKHFLKTVNPSKYPEDFYLTKFWFLYFPCSISKSDCEMLRGCPVNASLEDLPVHVFDMSMSEGSYHIYNAVYAVAHTLHEMLLQWVEVQPVWNGDGLTMYPWQLNSFLKNIKFDNSVGDEVNLDQERVSRKDYDILNYWNFPQGLQLQVKVGKFSPWAPHGHRLSISEEMIEWNVEFKENPRSVCSESCGPGFRKTHQDGQAACCFDCTPCPENEISNETDVEQCVRCLDDQYPNPARDRCLPKVMVFLAYEDPLGAALAGLALGFSVLTALVLGVFVKHRNTPLVKANNRNLSYTLLASLCLCFLCSLLFLGRPNTATCILQQTTFAIVFTVAVSTVLAKTITVVLAFKATAPGKRMRQWLVSGAPNSVIPICSLLQVMLCGIWLGTCPPFIDTDTHAEPQQLLVLCNKGSATLFYLVLGYLGSLALGSFSVAFLARSLPDTFNEAKYLTFSMLVFCSVWVTFIPVYHSTKGKVMVAVEVFSILASSAGLLGCIFAPKCYILLVRPNRNVLRGIKEKARSRGP; encoded by the exons ATGGCTCCCAGGGAATCCTCTCTGGCCGTGGGCATGGTGTCCTTGATGCTGCACTTCCACTGGACCTGGGTGGGGTTGGTCATCTCTGAGGACACCAGGGGCATTCAATTCCTGTGGGATATAAGAGATGAAATGAACAAGAATGAGATCTGTGAGGCCTTTGTGGAAATGCTCTCTGTCACAGACAGGATGTATTCATCACTTGACTGGCACTACCACTTTCGAATCCTGGAATCAACTGCAAACGTGGTGGTCATTTATGGTGACACAAACTCATTAATGGGGCTGAGCTTCTCAAAATATGGACTCCTTGTGACTTGGAAAGTGTGGATCACGACATCACAATGGGATTTCATCACCAGTGAGAATGAGATCATGATGGACACATTCCATGGGACTTTGAGCTTTTCACACTCCCTTGATGAAATCCCTGGTTTCAAGCATTTTCTCAAGACAGTGAATCCATCTAAGTACCCAGAAGACTTTTACCTCACTAAATTTTGGTTTCTCTATTTCCCCTGCTCGATTTCAAAGTCTGACTGTGAGATGTTGCGGGGCTGTCCCGTGAATGCCTCTCTGGAGGATCTTCCAGTGCACGTCTTTGACATGAGCATGTCTGAAGGGAGTTACCACATCTACAATGCCGTGTACGCTGTGGCCCACACCCTTCATGAAATGCTTCTTCAGTGGGTAGAGGTGCAGCCAGTGTGGAATGGAGATGGGTTGACGATGTATCCCTGGCAG cttaACTCCTTTCTGAAGAACATCAAATTTGACAACAGTGTTGGTGATGAAGTGAATCTGGATCAGGAACGAGTTTCTAGGAAAGACTATGACATTCTCAACTACTGGAATTTCCCTCAAGGCCTTCAACTCCAGGTGAAGGTTGGAAAGTTTTCACCATGGGCTCCACATGGTCACCGTCTTTCCATATCTGAGGAGATGATAGAGTGGAATGTGGAGTTTAAAGAG AATCCCCGCTCTGTGTGCAGTgagagctgtggcccaggattcaGGAAAACCCACCAGGACGGACAGGCTGCTTGTTGCTTCGACTGCACCCCATGTCCAGAGAATGAGATTTCTAATGAGACAG ATGTGGAGCAGTGTGTGCGCTGTCTAGACGACCAGTACCCAAATCCTGCACGAGATCGGTGCCTGCCCAAGGTCATGGTGTTCCTGGCCTATGAAGACCCGTTAGGAGCAGCACTGGCCgggctggctcttggcttctctgTGCTCACTGCTCTGGTACTTGGGGTGTTTGTGAAGCACAGAAACACTCCCCTAGTCAAGGCCAATAACCGCAACCTCAGCTACACCCTGCTCGCCTCCCTGTgtctgtgcttcctctgctccctgcttTTCCTTGGCCGccccaacacagccacctgcatCCTCCAGCAGACCACGTTTGCCATCGTGTTCACAGTGGCTGTGTCCACCGTCTTGGCTAAAACCATCACCGTGGTCCTGGCTTTCAAGGCCACAGCACCAGGGAAGAGGATGAGGCAGTGGTTGGTGTCAGGCGCACCCAACTCTgtcattcccatctgctccctccTCCAAGTGATGCTCTGTGGAATCTGGCTGGGAACGTGTCCTCCCTTCattgacacagacacacatgctgaGCCTCAGCAGCTCCTGGTCCTGTGCAACAAGGGCTCTGCCACTCTCTTCTACCTCGTGCTGGGATACCTGGGGTCCCTGGCTCTGGGCAGCTTCTCAGTGGCTTTCTTGGCCAGGAGTCTGCCTGATACATTCAATGAAGCCAAATACTTgacgttcagcatgctggtgttctgcagtgtgtGGGTGACCTTCATTCCTGTGTATCatagcaccaaggggaaggtcatggtggctgtggaggtcttctccatcttggcctccagtgcgggactcctgggctgcatctttgccCCCAAGTGCTACATCCTTCTGGTGCGGCCGAACAGGAATGTTTTACGAGGAATAAAGGAGAAAGCCAGGTCTAGGGGACCATAA